The Halomonas sp. HAL1 genome segment GCAGGCGACTCAAACGCGCGATCATCAGCGCGCTGAACTGAGCCAACGTCAGGGGGAGCTGGCCTCGCTGCAAGCGTTGATTGATGCGGCACTGGTGGATCACGACCCTGCGATAGGCACAACCCTGGAAGCGCATGGTTTGGCAGAGGCTCCCCAGCTGGGCGAGGTATTACAAGTAGCACAAGGTTGGGAAGCGCTTACTTCCTGGTTGCTTGCGCCATGGCTCAATGCACGTTTAGTCACTCGCCACCAGTTGGCGGCCTTGCCCGAGGCCTTAGCCACCGATTGGCGTTTGATCGATCAAACCTCGCCAGCTCCCTCAACCTCAGGACAGCGATTAGACAGTTTGGTCAAAGGTGCAGGCGCGCTGGGCGAGTGGTTAGCAAGCATTCACTATACGCAAACGGCCGAAGAGGCAGAGGCGCAGGTAGCGCATTTGGCGCCCGGCGAAAGCGTGGTGAGCCAGGATGGGGTTTGGTTGGGCCGTGGCTGGCTGCATCAGCAGGCCAACGGTGAAGGCATCGACGGGCTTCTATTGACCCGCCGCCGCTACGACGAGCTTTCCGCTCAGCGCGAAAGTGAAGAAGAGGCCTTGGTGCTGGCAGAGGAGCAGTGTGAGGCGGCCAGTGAGACGATTGAAGCGCTGGAGCAGGCTCGCGAGCAGCAGGCCGAACAGGAGCGTGCTCACGCCACCACCCTGCAGCAGTTGGCGGTGAAAGAGCGTAGTTTGGCCCAGCGCTTGGAACACCTTGAAGGTCGTGCGACGGAGCTCGATGAAGAGCTTGCCCAGCTACAAGAGGATGAAGCAGAGTTAGCGCTTACTCTTGATGAGCAGCGCGCCCGCTGGCATGTAGCGATGGAGCAGCTGGAGAGCACCGCCGAAGCACGGGAAACCAGTGCGGAGCAGCGCAACCGGCAGCGCGAGGCGCGTGATCAACTGACCCAGCAGCATGCGCCGCTCAAAGCGCAGCAGCAGGCGTTGGCACTTGAGCGTGAACGTTTAAGCGCTGAGCGGGATAGCCTGCGCTCTCAGCAGGCGCGCTCAAGTGATTCTGAGGAGCGCCTCTCGCTGCGTATTGCCGAGCTTGAAGAGTCGCGGGAGATGTTGGTCGAGCCCGACGAGCTGGCGGGGGAAGAACTTGAAGAGCTGCTTCATCAGCGTGAGCAGCAGGAGGGGCGCTTAAACGCGACTCGTCAGCAGGCCCAGGCACTGGCTGAGCAACTGCGCAGTGACGAACTTGCCCGTCAGCAGCATGAACGTAACCTGGAGCAGAGTCGTGAGCAGCTCCAGCAGCGGCGTATGGACGTGCAGGCGCTGGCACTTAAAGCCGCCACCCAGGATGAGCAGCTAACGGAGCTTGGCCATAACGTCGAGACCCTCACTGAGCAGTTGCCCCAGGACGCGACGGAAACCCGTTGGCAGGAACTTCTGGAAAGTACCACGGACAAGATTCGCCGCTTGGGGGCGATCAACCTCGCCGCCATTGAGGAGTATGACCAGCAGGCCGAGCGACGAAATTATCTGGAAGCGCAGCACGCCGAACTGACCGAAGCGCTGGAAACTCTTGAACGGGCGATTAAGCGTATTGACCAAGAAACCCGGGTGCGCTTCCGCGAGACCTTTGATCAGGTCAATGCCGGGTTGCAGGCGCTGTTCCCCCGTGTATTCGGCGGCGGTGCGGCATGGTTAACGCTAACCGGCGATGACCTGTTGGAAACCGGCGTGGCGATTATGGCGCGCCCGCCGGGTAAGAAAAACAGCACCATTCATCTGCTATCGGGCGGTGAAAAAGCGCTGACTGCACTATCGTTGGTATTCGCTATCTTTCAGCTCAACCCTGCGCCGTTCTGTATGCTGGATGAAGTGGATGCACCGCTGGATGACGCCAACGTGGGCCGTTACGCCCGGTTGGTGAAAGAGATGTCTGAGAACGTGCAGTTTATCTATATCACTCACAATAAAATTGCCATGGAAGCCGCAGAGCGCTTGATGGGGGTGACCATGCAAGAGCCCGGCGTATCTAGGTTAGTCTCGGTGGGTATTGAAGAAGCGGCAGCGCTGGTCGATTAAGCGCCTTTTTCCTTCACCTTCAAAAGTCTTGCTGAGCAAGAAATTAACGATAGCCGCTTAGTGCGTGTACTGGATGAGCGTTGGGATATTACGGTGCATATATATCTAACACGACCGGCCGCCCCATCAGTGCGACAGCAGAAGAATTTTGGAAGAGACTGTAACTATAAACAGCAGTTTGTTAATCATGGAGTGATAAACGTTATGCAAATACGCAAAAAAATGTCCTAACGCGCTCAAGTTAACTATATTACCTCTATTAATGTTTGGTATGAGAACGTTAAGCAGCTTATAAATGGATCTTGCCAAGGGGGATGATTAGCACGTTAGTAAGCAAATGGCTGAAACGGTTATGCACTTCCCAACGGTCAAAATGGCTTTTGTAGCTTTCGAGCTTCCTTTATAAAGCGATGTATAACGATTAGATCAAAGGCTCGTGGCACTTTTGGCTGAAGTTAAGGTCGGACTTTTGCCTTAACCGGCTTCAATAACAGTCTCAAAAGCGTGAAAATAGCGTAATTATCAGCAAAAATTGGCCCTTTTCATAGCAATCGCGCTATGCTTGGTGGCAAGTACTTATTAAATAGCAGTTACCCATATTTAGGCATGGTGCCTTAGCAACCGGCAAGATGACCATGGAACGTTCGACATGGAACTAAGAGAGTGGCTAATCATTTTAGGGCTGGCGTTGGTATCGCTCATCGTTATAGACGGTGCGCGAAGACTTCAACGTCAGCGTCGTGTACCCCGTCTGGATCAGGCGGAAAAGGATCTTTCAGCTAGTCAGCTAGAAGATGATCCCGATGAAGCTGCTAAAGCAGCAGAGATCAATTGGGAACTACCCAATGGCGGTGCACGAGTCGTTAAGCCCGCTGACTATAGTGGCTTAGGTAATAAACCAAAGTTAGAGCGTCAAGAGCATCCTGGCCCTTCCAGAGTGCTTTCTGAGTTTAGGCGTTCGGCGTCAGCTAAAGCAGCCAAACGCAAAGCTGCAAAAGCGGAATCCATCGCTAATTCCCAATCAATAGCAGCAGAAAAAGCGGAGCGCCCAGCCGTCGCTAAAGCAAATACTGCGACGACTTCACCCTCCATGCCGACTGAGCATGAGCGCCTTGAGCCCAGTATTTCTATGGCAAGTACTTCAATGAACAGCACTTCAAAGGCCAGTACCTTAAAGGCTGCTGAGGTTCCTCAAGATAGAGAGGCCGTATCGCAACACGAAGCCGAGCCAACGGCGGCCGCTGATTCTGCTGCAATGGCTAACGCAACCGCTTCTAACGCGAACGCTGAAGCAACTGAGCCTGCTCCACAGGACGCTATAAAAGAAGACTCAACGACCCGTGAGGCAGCTGCTTCGCCTGATGACATGTCTATTCGCGCAAGCGAAATGGATACGGAAGCCTCTGTTCAGCCTGATTATGACGCTGAACCGGTACTGCGTGCTGAGCCAGAAGATGCCGTATTTGCAAAACATGCTAATGATCACTCTCCTAAACGTCGTCAGTTGCGTTCCGATACAGCCGGTGAGCACGACGAGCTGGACGATGACGAAGTGGATGAGTACCGGTTAATCGACTTTGAAGGCATGGGCCGCTCATTGAAGCGCCGGTTGATCGAGCGTCGTAAAGAGAAACAACGTAAAAAGGCTGAGAAAGCGCTGCGAGATAAGGAGCTGGCCAAGCAGAAAGCTGAGCGTAAAGCAGTGGAAGCGGAACAGCGGCGTGAAGCGAAAGAAGCCGCCGATGCTGAGCGTGCTCGCGTAGCCCAAGAGCAGGCGCAGGCACGTGAAGAGGCAGCAGCCAATGCAGCGGCCGCGGATAGACTGGCTGCTCAGCAGCGAGCGGATGATCAAGCTCGTGAAGCGTCTCGGTATGAAGAGCCCCTTTATGAAGAGGGCTACTCTGCTGATTTTGACGAAAACGCCGATTATGCCAGTGATGCTGCTTATGACGATCGCGCTGCTGAGGAGCGCGGGGGGAATGATAGCGTCCGCATACATCCCACATTAGAAAAAGCCCTACGTCACGATGTGAGCGGCGAACACGCCAAAGAGACGCTTTCCAGCGCTGAAGAAGTGGTTGTTATCAGCGTTCTCTCCCGTGATCCCGAAGGGTTTGACGGTAGCAAGCTGCTGGAACTCATGATGGTGTGTGGCTTGCGCTATAGCCGTGAAATGGGCATTTTCCACCGCTTTGAAACGGAAAGTGATGACAGCGAACTGCAGTTCTCCATGGTCAATGTCGTTAAACCAGGCACCTTCCCCATTGAAGAGATGGGCGAGTTCATGACCCCAGGCATCACCTTACTGATGCCACTGCCGGGTGCACTTGATAGCGCAGCCGCGTTCGAGGCGATGGTTGAAACCGCCATGGTCGTGGTACGTCATATGGGCGGCGAACTGAAAGATGAAAACCGCAGTGTGATGACCGCACAAACGATCGAGTTTGCCCGTCAGCGGGTGCGTGAATTTGAGCGTCGCCATCGTCTGCATCGGCATATGCAAGTCCGCTAAATCACACTGGCTGTTCAACACCCGCCTTCTTGCCAGAAGGCGGGTGTTTTTGTTCAATAAACGCTAATTTTACAGTCGTTCAGTTTTCACGTTCGTTCAATTTTTAAATTGCTTAGGTTTTGCGTTGTCGCTGCCGAGTACTGGAACCCATTCTAATGAGCAAGTCTGATTCTCAACCGTTGGAAGAGATTACCCAGCTGCGGGCCGCCCTTGATGAGGCAAACTACCGCTATTACGTGCTGGATGATCCCACCCTTACCGATGCCGACTACGACCGTCAGCTGCAACGTTTACAGCAATTGGAAGCCAGCCATCCAGAACTGATCACCAGCGATTCACCCACCCAGCGCGTAGGCGCCGCCCCCGCCGATGGCTTTCCATCAGTGGCGCACGCAATCCCTATGCTGTCGTTGGATAATGCCTTTAGCCGCGAGGATATCCATGCCTTTGCCGAGCGGGTGGCGGAACGCTTGGAGTGCAGTGCGGACGAGGTTGAATTTACCTGCGAGCCTAAGCTGGACGGTGCGGCGGTGTCGCTGGTTTTTGAGCAGGGCGTGCTGGTGAGCGGCGCCACCCGGGGCGATGGACGTACCGGTGAAGGTATCACCTCTAACCTGCGCACTTTGCGTTCGGTGCCGTTAAAGCTGATGGGCAAAAACGTACCCGAGCTGCTGGAAGTGCGTGGTGAAGTGATTATGCGCCATGCAGGGTTTGAGGCGTTGAACGAGCGCGCTCGGGAAGAGGGCAGCAAGGTATTTGCCAATCCGCGCAATGCGGCGGCAGGCAGCCTGCGTCAGCTCGACCCGCGTATTACCGCGAAACGTCCGCTGGAGTTTCACGCCTATCAGGCAGCGCGCTTGGAGCCTGATTTAGGCGATACCACCCACAGCGAACTAATGGCACGGTTATCCACGCTAGGATTTCGCGCCAGTGCAGAGCTGAAAGTCGTCAAAGGCCCGCAAGCTGTCGCCGACTACTGCGAGCAGTTGGGCGAAAAACGCGATGCGCTTGGCTTTGATATCGACGGCGTGGTGATCAAGGTAAACGATCTGCGCTACCAGCGTGAGCTGGGCTTTGTCGCCCGCGCGCCGCGTTGGGCGGTGGCGTTTAAGTATCCTGCCCAGGAAGAAGTCACCACGCTTAACGATGTCGAGTTCCAGGTGGGTCGCACCGGGGCAATCACCCCGGTGGCACGCCTTGAACCGGTCACCGTGGCAGGCGTCACGGTTTCCAATGCCACGCTGCATAACGCAGATGAGATAGAACGACTCAGCTTGCGAAAAGGCGACTTGGTCAGTGTGCGCAGAGCCGGTGATGTAATACCTCAAATAGTTAGTGTAGTTAAAAAAAATAATGGCGATAAAATAGTATTTCCTACAATTTGCGAAATATGTGGCTCCAATATAGAAAAAGTTATTTTATATAAAAAACTTAAAAATAAAAAAATACCGAAGCCTGGAGCAGCCTATAGATGTGTAGGTAAATTAGTGTGCCCTGCACAACTTGTTGAAACTATTAAGCATCACGTTTCTAGAAATGCTATTGATATAGAGGGTGTTGGGGTATCACTGATTAAAAAGCTTGTTGATGATCACAAATTGAATAATCTTAGTGATTTATATCTTTTAGATGAATGCTATTTGAAAGACCTGCCTGGTTATGGAGAGCTTTCTGCAAAAAATATTAAGTTTTCTCTCGATAGTGCAAGAAATATAGAGCTGGGAAGATTTATATTCTCGTTGGGCATTCCTAATGTTGGCGCAGAAGCTTCTCGGGTTATTGGTGAAAGCTTAGGCTATGTGAAAAGATGTTTTTATATATATCCAGAAATTCTTTCTTTGGTTCCAGACGTTGGCTGGTCTGCTGCTGAAAGCTTCTACGAATTTTTTAAAGATTCGCATAATATTGAAGATGTGAAAAAGCTTGTGAGCATGGGCGTTCCCGATAACAAAGATTATGGTGTTAGTTCTGAACTAGCTTCTAGTGTGAGAATGAGTAAGATAATTTCACAAATGGAGTTTGATGGTGTTGCTTCAGGTACGGCGAGCAAGATTGAAGCTGCTTATGATTCCATTTCAGATTTTTTTGAAGATGCAAGATCTTGTTTTTCTTCGAATAAAATAAGATTTTCGAAAAAGGCTGTTGTTGGTATTGCTTCAAAAGTTGAGGATGAAGGATTTTATCAAAAGTATTTAGAAATAGAAAAACAATTAATTGAGTTGGGTGTTCACTGGACTCAGGCGTTGGCTTTTTCCGAGAAAGGCTCCCAGCCGTTAAAGGATCAGATCTGGGTTATAACCGGAACTTTGGTAAATCTCACTAGAGATGAAGCAAAGAAAAAGCTTCAAATGGGAGGCGCTAAGGTTTCATCGAGCGTTTCGAGTAAGACAAGCTTTGTACTTGTAGGTGATAATCCCGGTTCTAAAAAAGACAAGGCTGAAAAATTAGGTATTGAAGTGGTTGATGAAAAGAGATTTCAAGAAATCGTTGGAGGTCTGAGTGATTGAAGTTCTTTCAGCCGTATATCGTGGTAGCAGGGACTACGCAGTAAAGTTATATGATGTTTCAGGTAGCTATAAAGTCTCTTGCTCTTGTCCTGCTTACCAGCTTGGTGAGAAAAGACCTTGTAAACATTTAAGAGATTTAGCTAGTGGAGCCTTTAATGATGGGGCCAATGAAGAACAACTGATGAACTTTATTGTTGAAATGTCATCTTCAGGTTTGGCGGAGAAGGTGGTTAATGGCAATAGTGAAGCTTTTTTTGGAAGAACCTCGGCGGGTAAAAAAAGAGTATCTTCATCTATACCTAATAAGGTTTCATTACTTACTGCAAAAGATAATAATTTTAAAAAAAATCTAGCATCTACTACATGGGTTCTCACCGGGAAGCTAAGCACCATGACCCGAAATGAGGGCAAGGCGCGCTTACAGGCATTGGGGGCGAAGGTGGCGGGCAGCGTATCGAAGAAAACGACCTGTCTCGTCGCTGGTGAAGCTGCAGGCAGCAAACTTACCAAGGCCGAACAGATGGGCGTTGAAGTAGTGGATGAAGCGACCTTTATTGAACGTTTGGCAGAGTGGGAGCAGAGTTAATGAGCCGTTTTATTGAAGTGCCCGCAAGAATGCTGCCACCGGAAACCCTCAATGCGCTGCTTGAGGCGTTTGTGACCCGCCAGGGTTACGACACGACCGATACCACGGGCGAGGGCATGCATGGCTGGGTAGCCGAGCTCAAAAAGCAGCTTGAGCGTAACGAACTGATCATCGCCCATGACCTTGAGCTGGAGATGACCGAGGTCATGACCCTAGCTCGCTGGCGCTCGTTTGGCCGTGATATCGCCGATGACGAGGAAGAGGGTGATTTTTAGACGCATCTTCCGAAAAGCATTCCGGTATGTCGTTGCGAGGAGTGCAGCGACGCGGCAATCTTTGCTGGCAGTGGCAGGCAAATCCGAGATCGCCGCGCTTCGCTCGCGATGACATTTAGCTGTAGCATCGAGTCCTGTCATTGCGTATAGGGACTCCTCCCCGGTTGCAAACGACGATGATGGAAAAACATAAGCCGATGCGTGCGTATAGTCGGTCTCTTGATGGGGACGCTATCCCCTGACCCTGATGAACGTCGCGCACCTTCTCTCCTCAACGAGGCGTAGGCTTTTTCAGCCATCGCAATGATCAGGTTGCGAGAAGGTCGGTCTGACCTGTTTTTCATCGATCGTTGCCCGGCAACAAGGTAGCCGCCTCTCGGCGCTTAGCCGCTGATGGTGCTACCGCTTAGCTCACCATCAGCGCTGAACCGTCGTTAAACTCTCTACAATAGGACTGTCCGCTGTGCAGAACCGCCCAGGCGGTTCGTACTGTCTTGTTCGCTAACGCGACAGCCGCTTTGTTCTTGCCCACGCGTGCGACCAGCGCGCGTAGCCAACGGCTTTTGGCATCCTGCTTGTCACCCACGGTGTTGATGGCCGAGTGTGCGCCGCGTATCAGGGCGGCTTTCAGCGAGATTTGCCCCGTTCGGCCAATGCCCTTGATCTTCGCGATGCCACCACTGCTGTGTTGTGTCGGCGTCAACCCCAGATAGGCTGACGCTTGGCGACCTTTCTTGAAGGCGTTGCCGTTACCGAGGGCGCTATAGAGCTGGGTGGCGACCACCGGTCCCACTCCCTCAATCGCCAACAGTTGGCGACAAGGCATCACCGCACGGCTCATCTGCTCCACGCGCTTATCCAGTGACTGAATACGCTCGTTGAGTCGATCCAGCTCCGCCATTTGCTCGGCAATCAAGTCACGCATCAGCATCGAAAGCTCGTTATCGGCATCTTCCAGGGCGAGCCAGACACGTTGCTTTAACGCTTTCTGTCCCCGACCGCTGATCACTCCATATTCCTGCAATAACCCATGAACCTGATTGATCAACTGGGTGCGCTGATGGATGTACCTCTCCCGAATGCGGTGCAGGCTCTGAATATCCTGCTGCTCTACGCTTTTGAGTGGTACAAAGCGCATGTCCGGACGACATCCGGCTTCTACAATAGCGAGGGCGTCATTGGCATCTGTCTTGTGCCCTTTGCGAAAAGGCGTCACAAACTGGGGCGAAATGAGGGCAACGGTATGGCCGAGGGCCTGCAGTTGTCGCGCCCAATAATGCGATCCACCGCACGCTTCCATAAATACCCGACAGGCCGGTTGGCGGCGCATAAAATCCAAGACCTGATGCCGTTTAAGCTCTTTGTTGACCTGAACACGCGAGGAGCGGGTGTCGACAACACACACTTGAAAAACACGCTTTGCCAGATCAATACCTATCGTCGTATGCTTGTTCATGGCTCTTCCCCTCCGCATTGATGTGGTTCAACTATCAATGTAGCTCGCTGAAGCTTCGAGAGGGGAGGAGTCCCTTTCATTGAGGAGCGTAGCGACGCGGCAATCT includes the following:
- a CDS encoding YheU family protein; protein product: MSRFIEVPARMLPPETLNALLEAFVTRQGYDTTDTTGEGMHGWVAELKKQLERNELIIAHDLELEMTEVMTLARWRSFGRDIADDEEEGDF
- the ligA gene encoding NAD-dependent DNA ligase LigA, with the protein product MSKSDSQPLEEITQLRAALDEANYRYYVLDDPTLTDADYDRQLQRLQQLEASHPELITSDSPTQRVGAAPADGFPSVAHAIPMLSLDNAFSREDIHAFAERVAERLECSADEVEFTCEPKLDGAAVSLVFEQGVLVSGATRGDGRTGEGITSNLRTLRSVPLKLMGKNVPELLEVRGEVIMRHAGFEALNERAREEGSKVFANPRNAAAGSLRQLDPRITAKRPLEFHAYQAARLEPDLGDTTHSELMARLSTLGFRASAELKVVKGPQAVADYCEQLGEKRDALGFDIDGVVIKVNDLRYQRELGFVARAPRWAVAFKYPAQEEVTTLNDVEFQVGRTGAITPVARLEPVTVAGVTVSNATLHNADEIERLSLRKGDLVSVRRAGDVIPQIVSVVKKNNGDKIVFPTICEICGSNIEKVILYKKLKNKKIPKPGAAYRCVGKLVCPAQLVETIKHHVSRNAIDIEGVGVSLIKKLVDDHKLNNLSDLYLLDECYLKDLPGYGELSAKNIKFSLDSARNIELGRFIFSLGIPNVGAEASRVIGESLGYVKRCFYIYPEILSLVPDVGWSAAESFYEFFKDSHNIEDVKKLVSMGVPDNKDYGVSSELASSVRMSKIISQMEFDGVASGTASKIEAAYDSISDFFEDARSCFSSNKIRFSKKAVVGIASKVEDEGFYQKYLEIEKQLIELGVHWTQALAFSEKGSQPLKDQIWVITGTLVNLTRDEAKKKLQMGGAKVSSSVSSKTSFVLVGDNPGSKKDKAEKLGIEVVDEKRFQEIVGGLSD
- the zipA gene encoding cell division protein ZipA translates to MELREWLIILGLALVSLIVIDGARRLQRQRRVPRLDQAEKDLSASQLEDDPDEAAKAAEINWELPNGGARVVKPADYSGLGNKPKLERQEHPGPSRVLSEFRRSASAKAAKRKAAKAESIANSQSIAAEKAERPAVAKANTATTSPSMPTEHERLEPSISMASTSMNSTSKASTLKAAEVPQDREAVSQHEAEPTAAADSAAMANATASNANAEATEPAPQDAIKEDSTTREAAASPDDMSIRASEMDTEASVQPDYDAEPVLRAEPEDAVFAKHANDHSPKRRQLRSDTAGEHDELDDDEVDEYRLIDFEGMGRSLKRRLIERRKEKQRKKAEKALRDKELAKQKAERKAVEAEQRREAKEAADAERARVAQEQAQAREEAAANAAAADRLAAQQRADDQAREASRYEEPLYEEGYSADFDENADYASDAAYDDRAAEERGGNDSVRIHPTLEKALRHDVSGEHAKETLSSAEEVVVISVLSRDPEGFDGSKLLELMMVCGLRYSREMGIFHRFETESDDSELQFSMVNVVKPGTFPIEEMGEFMTPGITLLMPLPGALDSAAAFEAMVETAMVVVRHMGGELKDENRSVMTAQTIEFARQRVREFERRHRLHRHMQVR
- the smc gene encoding chromosome segregation protein SMC, which gives rise to MRLTSIRLVGFKSFVDPVTVPFDGNMTAIVGPNGCGKSNIIDAVRWVMGESSAKTLRGESMADVIFNGSTGRKPISQASIELKFDNRDGGMGGVYAQYAEIVVRRLVTRDGQSNYFFNGQKCRRRDIADLFMGTGLGPRSYAIIGQGMISRLIEARPDDLRSTLEEAAGISKYKERRRETENRMRRTQENLERLDDIREELDKQLERLKRQAEAAKRYQDLKEQEYRLKGELALLRGRTLRAEQSHQESRVRELEIAVEKDVFGVRQCETRLEQAREQHDELSEVLDRHQQQFFETTTRIARLEQDQAHRRSRETQLASDIATARRDLDEQRRVSEGDQERLAAIDERFDDLLPEHEALEEQLESLEQALADASPALEAAEQQWTDAETRWRDASRDADRSQDQLRDLEQRIQRLQAENQRRRQQRSEVADLTGLREEHAVCEEQLADAQQQAEGFQAQRDQWQQRYGDAKAAYQQATQTRDHQRAELSQRQGELASLQALIDAALVDHDPAIGTTLEAHGLAEAPQLGEVLQVAQGWEALTSWLLAPWLNARLVTRHQLAALPEALATDWRLIDQTSPAPSTSGQRLDSLVKGAGALGEWLASIHYTQTAEEAEAQVAHLAPGESVVSQDGVWLGRGWLHQQANGEGIDGLLLTRRRYDELSAQRESEEEALVLAEEQCEAASETIEALEQAREQQAEQERAHATTLQQLAVKERSLAQRLEHLEGRATELDEELAQLQEDEAELALTLDEQRARWHVAMEQLESTAEARETSAEQRNRQREARDQLTQQHAPLKAQQQALALERERLSAERDSLRSQQARSSDSEERLSLRIAELEESREMLVEPDELAGEELEELLHQREQQEGRLNATRQQAQALAEQLRSDELARQQHERNLEQSREQLQQRRMDVQALALKAATQDEQLTELGHNVETLTEQLPQDATETRWQELLESTTDKIRRLGAINLAAIEEYDQQAERRNYLEAQHAELTEALETLERAIKRIDQETRVRFRETFDQVNAGLQALFPRVFGGGAAWLTLTGDDLLETGVAIMARPPGKKNSTIHLLSGGEKALTALSLVFAIFQLNPAPFCMLDEVDAPLDDANVGRYARLVKEMSENVQFIYITHNKIAMEAAERLMGVTMQEPGVSRLVSVGIEEAAALVD
- a CDS encoding IS110 family transposase, which produces MNKHTTIGIDLAKRVFQVCVVDTRSSRVQVNKELKRHQVLDFMRRQPACRVFMEACGGSHYWARQLQALGHTVALISPQFVTPFRKGHKTDANDALAIVEAGCRPDMRFVPLKSVEQQDIQSLHRIRERYIHQRTQLINQVHGLLQEYGVISGRGQKALKQRVWLALEDADNELSMLMRDLIAEQMAELDRLNERIQSLDKRVEQMSRAVMPCRQLLAIEGVGPVVATQLYSALGNGNAFKKGRQASAYLGLTPTQHSSGGIAKIKGIGRTGQISLKAALIRGAHSAINTVGDKQDAKSRWLRALVARVGKNKAAVALANKTVRTAWAVLHSGQSYCREFNDGSALMVS